A section of the Virgibacillus sp. NKC19-3 genome encodes:
- a CDS encoding CotY/CotZ family spore coat protein, which yields MGCGKDFDTGNCVCDILREISEAQSDVVENCCDTSCEQSINDLLGESDNSNGLDTVPIILYCKDGCKPFKGYGANPNDIGDITSSFYFRVKKVTKDCCATLELLRDPKDGNRDPKSPCEQDTKPLLATGICMTVDVSCFCHVTCLPAVNAL from the coding sequence ATGGGTTGTGGAAAAGATTTTGACACAGGTAACTGTGTATGTGACATTTTAAGAGAGATTTCAGAAGCGCAGAGTGATGTCGTAGAGAATTGCTGTGACACAAGCTGCGAACAATCGATTAACGACTTACTGGGTGAATCAGATAATAGTAATGGTTTGGATACAGTACCAATCATTTTATATTGTAAGGATGGTTGCAAGCCATTTAAAGGGTATGGTGCAAATCCGAACGATATTGGTGATATAACATCGAGCTTCTACTTTAGAGTGAAAAAAGTAACAAAAGATTGCTGTGCAACACTGGAGCTATTAAGAGATCCGAAAGATGGAAACAGAGATCCGAAAAGCCCGTGTGAGCAAGATACAAAACCATTACTTGCTACTGGTATCTGCATGACTGTAGATGTTAGCTGCTTCTGCCATGTTACTTGCCTGCCAGCAGTAAATGCACTTTAA
- the mgtE gene encoding magnesium transporter codes for MDSTNNYNENDDVTYTEHWEKLQVALKEEETADFRNEFLDLHPYDQAVFFFEQSKETRLQIYTYLSPEEVAEMMENIELDDTKIFFAEMDPRFASMVLAEMAADNAVDILNELDKDQVASFLTIMDKPAAEEIKQLLHYEEKTAGSIMTTEFIAIMKTKTVKQAMHQLKEEAPDAETIYYIYVLDEDKCLVGVLSLRDLIIADEDVHIEAVMSEKIVSVSVAKDQEDVAQMIRDYDFLAVPVVDFQDHLLGIITVDDILDVMHEEASEDYSKLAAVADTDSRDDSVFISAKKRLPWLIILLFLGMFTASLIGQFEDALEQVAVLAVFIPLIAGMAGNTGTQALAVAVRGLSTGDYGKQKKSKLFLREAGTGLINGIVCGILITIVIYLWQGDIFLGLLVGISIMATLIVATLAGSILPILMHRFNIDPAVASGPFITTINDIISILIYFGMATTFMDFLI; via the coding sequence ATGGATTCAACGAACAATTATAATGAAAATGATGATGTAACATATACAGAGCATTGGGAAAAGTTGCAAGTAGCATTAAAAGAGGAAGAAACGGCAGATTTTCGCAATGAATTTCTGGACTTGCATCCATATGATCAGGCTGTGTTTTTTTTCGAACAGTCCAAAGAAACCCGCTTGCAAATATATACCTATTTATCTCCGGAAGAAGTAGCAGAAATGATGGAAAACATTGAGTTAGACGATACGAAGATCTTTTTTGCGGAAATGGATCCACGTTTTGCGTCGATGGTGCTAGCGGAAATGGCAGCAGATAATGCAGTAGATATATTGAATGAACTGGATAAAGATCAGGTGGCCAGTTTTTTAACAATTATGGATAAACCTGCCGCCGAAGAGATTAAACAATTGTTGCATTATGAAGAAAAAACAGCCGGAAGTATTATGACAACTGAATTTATAGCTATTATGAAAACAAAGACGGTTAAACAAGCTATGCATCAATTAAAAGAGGAAGCACCAGATGCAGAAACGATTTATTATATATATGTGTTGGATGAAGATAAATGTTTAGTCGGTGTGCTCTCGTTACGTGATTTAATTATAGCGGATGAAGATGTTCATATTGAAGCAGTGATGAGCGAGAAAATTGTTTCCGTATCTGTGGCGAAAGACCAGGAAGATGTCGCCCAAATGATCCGAGATTATGATTTTCTAGCAGTGCCGGTTGTTGATTTTCAAGATCATTTACTTGGCATTATTACCGTTGATGATATTCTGGATGTTATGCATGAGGAAGCAAGCGAAGATTACTCCAAGTTGGCAGCTGTGGCTGATACGGACAGTCGCGATGATAGTGTGTTTATTTCAGCAAAGAAACGTCTCCCATGGCTGATTATCTTATTATTTTTAGGTATGTTTACCGCAAGCTTAATTGGGCAATTTGAAGATGCGCTTGAGCAGGTTGCTGTATTGGCTGTGTTTATTCCGTTGATTGCCGGAATGGCAGGAAATACGGGGACTCAGGCACTTGCAGTAGCTGTAAGAGGTCTGTCAACGGGGGATTATGGAAAGCAAAAGAAATCCAAATTGTTCTTGAGAGAAGCAGGGACTGGGTTGATCAATGGTATAGTATGTGGCATATTGATCACTATTGTTATTTATCTGTGGCAAGGGGATATTTTTCTTGGATTGCTGGTAGGAATTTCGATCATGGCTACGTTAATTGTAGCAACGCTTGCAGGATCGATACTTCCAATTTTAATGCACCGTTTTAACATAGACCCTGCAGTAGCATCAGGACCATTTATTACAACGATCAATGACATTATTTCCATTTTGATCTATTTTGGCATGGCAACCACGTTTATGGATTTTTTGATTTAA
- a CDS encoding CotO family spore coat protein, translating into MRKKKFAKDPLLYIHQPSTKTPKAPMQHNYTSPQRKRNKEVEASTADPQTQYVPKKSLNRSFYKEEALYFDEMESEVETNESEENEDDEDKEPIDEEKTEKRFKDMTLDEKVAYFVDAPEYAPKLRCEVKTEKRSYRGVITDSNDDEVFIRVGKRSSSTAVPMEEIISIRLLGF; encoded by the coding sequence ATGAGAAAGAAGAAATTTGCGAAGGACCCATTGCTATACATTCATCAACCATCTACAAAAACACCAAAAGCGCCAATGCAGCATAATTATACGTCACCTCAAAGAAAGCGAAATAAAGAAGTGGAAGCTAGTACAGCAGATCCACAGACGCAATATGTTCCAAAAAAGTCACTGAATCGAAGTTTTTACAAGGAAGAAGCACTTTATTTTGATGAAATGGAATCGGAAGTGGAAACAAATGAAAGTGAAGAAAACGAAGATGATGAGGATAAAGAACCTATAGATGAAGAAAAAACGGAAAAAAGATTTAAAGATATGACATTGGATGAGAAGGTTGCTTATTTTGTAGATGCTCCGGAGTATGCGCCGAAATTAAGGTGTGAAGTCAAAACAGAGAAAAGGTCCTATCGTGGTGTCATTACAGACTCAAATGATGATGAGGTATTTATTCGAGTAGGGAAACGTTCTTCTAGTACAGCAGTTCCGATGGAAGAAATCATATCGATCCGATTGTTAGGATTTTAA